In Myxococcus stipitatus, the following are encoded in one genomic region:
- a CDS encoding GAF domain-containing protein, translating to MVEAFSKVSEASKLLLEKGLCASTAVECLSMVGHAMGVDRAYIFENRTQQTYGRFVTDLRYAWAEPPTASALANPVLRAFSFRDFAPGWVDMLEAGMVVACPTRDAPPMMRDLLERQGTQSILLCPVNPSRQQWWGVTVFEDCHRPRAWKPEEVSLLKSLARAVSASVRHGQMRSSLDQVRTSLRAAVSRTPASGH from the coding sequence ATGGTGGAAGCCTTCTCGAAGGTGTCCGAAGCATCGAAGCTCTTGTTGGAGAAGGGGCTCTGCGCCAGCACCGCCGTCGAGTGCCTGAGCATGGTGGGTCACGCGATGGGCGTGGACCGGGCGTACATCTTCGAGAACCGCACGCAGCAGACGTATGGCCGGTTCGTGACGGACCTGCGCTACGCGTGGGCCGAGCCGCCCACGGCGTCGGCGCTGGCCAACCCGGTGCTGCGCGCGTTCTCGTTCCGGGACTTCGCGCCGGGCTGGGTGGACATGCTTGAGGCGGGGATGGTGGTGGCATGCCCCACCCGTGACGCGCCGCCGATGATGCGCGATTTGCTGGAGCGCCAGGGGACCCAGTCCATCCTGCTGTGCCCGGTGAATCCCTCGCGGCAGCAGTGGTGGGGCGTGACGGTCTTCGAGGACTGCCACCGTCCCCGGGCGTGGAAGCCGGAGGAGGTCTCCCTGCTGAAGTCGCTGGCGCGCGCGGTGTCGGCGTCGGTGCGGCACGGGCAGATGCGCTCGTCGCTGGACCAGGTGCGCACCAGCCTCCGGGCCGCGGTGAGCCGCACGCCCGCCTCCGGACACTGA
- a CDS encoding serine/threonine-protein kinase: MSSIDPTAISRPRSPDLISGYRLEKLVGTGGMGEVHKATQLSLGRTVAVKLLNPELAKDPSFIARFQKEAAALAALSHPHVVSIVDKGKTDSTYYLVMEFVDGPSLRELIRAPQLDMVGALRRMLEICRAIEYAHGRGVIHRDLKPENILLDQQAGGIAKVSDFGLASFLDDASPSSRYALTSTHVSMGTLSYMAPEQRVDAKNADARADIFSLGVILYEWLTGEVPLGTFDPPSQRKPGLDARLDGIVTKCLKPDPEDRYPSVAALIADLEILVPGSLPSLLPVKQTRMQRFKAGVRTVVRGTLRVVAGLMVLAASGVLGTAYYLSGERRAPTAPGAAIMAYLGEPKTQPVPGREETSAERRRVTLGEGLAEQSLVVAGRPVSLEEKTLVFPWHEDTQSVGRVRVDVTRRDGDILSLTSQFSVEAPPLTWERRLRDMFNLYQPSAPPTVAMMLLGTTGRYVALVHNGVGEPLRLEWALGERRGAMLGMESPKTGDVTLELAVDAEGRLEAFLGAGKDRRALFEPLVLGTGWVEQFGDAPFPAYGCLEATCRVSGITYVLKQSPPGGTTAPVPTPPLPVVKTVATAAVPAKAVVPKKAPPPPPPKKQPPKPAPKNGKRR, from the coding sequence ATGTCCTCCATCGACCCGACGGCGATCAGCCGGCCCCGTTCTCCGGACCTCATCAGCGGCTACCGCCTTGAAAAGCTCGTGGGCACCGGAGGCATGGGAGAGGTCCACAAGGCCACCCAGCTCTCGCTGGGCCGCACGGTGGCGGTGAAGCTGCTCAACCCGGAGCTGGCCAAGGACCCGTCCTTCATCGCGCGCTTCCAGAAGGAGGCCGCGGCCCTCGCCGCGCTGAGCCACCCCCACGTCGTCTCCATCGTCGACAAGGGCAAGACGGACAGCACCTACTACCTGGTGATGGAGTTCGTGGATGGCCCGTCGCTGCGGGAGTTGATCCGCGCGCCGCAGCTGGACATGGTCGGCGCGCTGCGGCGGATGCTCGAAATCTGCCGGGCCATCGAGTACGCGCACGGCCGCGGCGTCATCCACCGGGACTTGAAGCCGGAGAACATCCTGCTGGACCAGCAGGCCGGCGGCATCGCGAAGGTGTCGGACTTCGGGCTCGCGTCGTTCCTGGATGATGCCAGCCCGTCCTCGCGCTACGCGCTGACGTCCACGCACGTGTCCATGGGCACGCTGTCGTACATGGCGCCCGAGCAGCGCGTGGACGCGAAGAACGCGGACGCGCGCGCGGACATCTTCTCGCTGGGCGTCATCCTCTACGAGTGGCTCACGGGCGAGGTGCCGCTGGGCACGTTCGACCCGCCGTCCCAGCGCAAGCCCGGGCTGGACGCGCGGCTGGACGGCATCGTCACCAAGTGCCTCAAGCCGGACCCGGAGGACCGCTACCCGTCGGTGGCGGCGCTCATCGCGGACCTGGAGATTCTCGTCCCCGGCAGCCTCCCGTCGCTCTTGCCCGTGAAGCAGACGCGCATGCAGCGCTTCAAGGCGGGCGTGCGCACGGTGGTGCGCGGCACGCTGCGAGTCGTCGCGGGCCTGATGGTGCTGGCGGCCAGCGGAGTGCTGGGCACGGCGTACTACCTGAGCGGAGAGCGCCGCGCGCCCACCGCGCCGGGCGCCGCCATCATGGCGTACCTGGGCGAGCCCAAGACGCAGCCCGTGCCGGGCCGCGAGGAGACCAGCGCCGAGCGCCGCAGGGTGACGTTGGGCGAGGGCCTGGCCGAGCAGAGCCTGGTGGTGGCGGGCCGTCCGGTGAGCCTGGAGGAGAAGACGCTCGTCTTCCCGTGGCACGAGGACACGCAGAGCGTGGGGCGCGTGCGCGTGGACGTCACGCGGCGGGACGGAGACATCCTCAGCCTCACCAGCCAGTTCTCCGTGGAGGCGCCGCCGCTCACGTGGGAGCGCCGCCTGCGCGACATGTTCAACCTGTACCAGCCCTCGGCGCCGCCCACCGTGGCGATGATGCTGCTGGGCACCACCGGCCGCTACGTGGCCCTGGTCCACAACGGCGTGGGCGAGCCCCTGCGGCTGGAGTGGGCGCTGGGCGAGCGCCGGGGCGCCATGCTGGGCATGGAGTCGCCCAAGACGGGGGACGTGACGCTGGAGCTGGCGGTGGACGCCGAGGGCCGGCTGGAGGCGTTCCTGGGCGCGGGCAAGGACCGCCGCGCCCTCTTCGAGCCCCTGGTGCTGGGCACCGGCTGGGTGGAGCAGTTCGGCGACGCGCCCTTCCCCGCATATGGCTGCCTGGAGGCCACCTGCCGCGTCTCCGGCATCACCTACGTGCTCAAGCAGTCCCCGCCGGGCGGGACGACGGCGCCCGTGCCCACCCCGCCGCTTCCGGTCGTGAAGACGGTGGCGACCGCCGCGGTGCCCGCCAAGGCCGTGGTGCCCAAGAAGGCTCCGCCCCCTCCTCCCCCCAAGAAGCAGCCGCCCAAGCCCGCTCCCAAGAACGGCAAGCGTCGCTAG